From the genome of Acropora palmata chromosome 4, jaAcrPala1.3, whole genome shotgun sequence, one region includes:
- the LOC141878311 gene encoding protein bark beetle-like isoform X1: protein MDKTTDHILSLKVVFNPSLHLPPRKSLSVSCPPEWMIEGELCYLYKGVAFTYKEAEEYCENYGGFVMDVASVANRRLVQRLREEESLLTWEKQMPTLWTTKAFSVNSDRCFTVNNTGEIEESDCDRRHPFVCTRRAVTSTRLTSPTRLVSSPFTEEATKSSQKIKHFMVIGLSAFGGVLMIVIIALIIMKVVCRRKVNPTVPCEQTEVKDEIHVNKSFEMSDMSAKA from the exons ATGGATAAAACTACAGACCACATATTATCCCTGAAAGTCGTCTTCAACCCATCCCTACATTTGCCGCCAAGGAAGTCCCTGTCAG tttcgtGTCCACCAGAATGGATGATAGAAGGTGAACTTTGCTATCTTTACAAGGGAGTTGCTTTTACATATAAAGAGGCTGAGGAATACTGTGAG AACTATGGTGGATTTGTAATGGATGTGGCATCAGTCGCGAACAGACGACTAGTGCAGCGTCTAAGAGAGGAAGAGTCTTTGCTTACTTGGGAAAAACAAATGCCTACATTGTGGACTACGAAGGCATTTTCG GTCAATAGTGACAGATGCTTTACAGTAAATAACACTGGAGAAATTGAGGAATCTGACTGTGATAGACGTCATCCATTTGTTTGTACAAGACGAGCAG TCACCAGTACCAGGCTCACAAGTCCCACTCGTCTTGTTTCATCGCCTTTCACAGAAGAAGCAACTAAATCTTCCcagaaaattaaacattttatGGTGATTGGTTTGTCAGCATTTGGAGGAGTGCTGATGATAGTGATCATAGCGTTAATCATAATGAAAGTCGTTTGTAGGCGCAAAGTCAACCCTACAGTTCCTTGCGAGCAGACTGAAGTAAAAGATGAAATTCACGTCAACAAATCATTCGAAATGTCGGATATGTCCGCAAAAGCGTAA
- the LOC141878311 gene encoding uncharacterized protein LOC141878311 isoform X2 encodes MDKTTDYRLSLTVVFNPFLHLPPRKSVSVSCPPEWMIEGELCYLYKGVAFTYKEAEEYCENYGGFVMDVASVANRRLVQRLREEESLLTWEKQMPTLWTTKAFSVNSDRCFTVNNTGEIEESDCDRRHPFVCTRRAVTSTRLTSPTRLVSSPFTEEATKSSQKIKHFMVIGLSAFGGVLMIVIIALIIMKVVCRRKVNPTVPCEQTEVKDEIHVNKSFEMSDMSAKA; translated from the exons ATGGATAAAACTACAGACTACAGATTATCCCTAACAGTCGTCTTCAACCCATTCCTACACTTGCCGCCAAGGAAGTCCGTCTCAG tttcgtGTCCACCAGAATGGATGATAGAAGGTGAACTTTGCTATCTTTACAAGGGAGTTGCTTTTACATATAAAGAGGCTGAGGAATACTGTGAG AACTATGGTGGATTTGTAATGGATGTGGCATCAGTCGCGAACAGACGACTAGTGCAGCGTCTAAGAGAGGAAGAGTCTTTGCTTACTTGGGAAAAACAAATGCCTACATTGTGGACTACGAAGGCATTTTCG GTCAATAGTGACAGATGCTTTACAGTAAATAACACTGGAGAAATTGAGGAATCTGACTGTGATAGACGTCATCCATTTGTTTGTACAAGACGAGCAG TCACCAGTACCAGGCTCACAAGTCCCACTCGTCTTGTTTCATCGCCTTTCACAGAAGAAGCAACTAAATCTTCCcagaaaattaaacattttatGGTGATTGGTTTGTCAGCATTTGGAGGAGTGCTGATGATAGTGATCATAGCGTTAATCATAATGAAAGTCGTTTGTAGGCGCAAAGTCAACCCTACAGTTCCTTGCGAGCAGACTGAAGTAAAAGATGAAATTCACGTCAACAAATCATTCGAAATGTCGGATATGTCCGCAAAAGCGTAA
- the LOC141878311 gene encoding protein bark beetle-like isoform X3: MDKTTDHILSLKVVFNPSLHLPPRKSLSVSCPPEWMIEGELCYLYKGVAFTYKEAEEYCENYGGFVMDVASVANRRLVQRLREEESLLTWEKQMPTLWTTKAFSVNSDRCFTVNNTGEIEESDCDRRHPFVCTRRAGKTSSSRPQTDASSTPFTPTTPKTSTPNQKPEKPEKPSYISEFTNPATDPVTLFTS; encoded by the exons ATGGATAAAACTACAGACCACATATTATCCCTGAAAGTCGTCTTCAACCCATCCCTACATTTGCCGCCAAGGAAGTCCCTGTCAG tttcgtGTCCACCAGAATGGATGATAGAAGGTGAACTTTGCTATCTTTACAAGGGAGTTGCTTTTACATATAAAGAGGCTGAGGAATACTGTGAG AACTATGGTGGATTTGTAATGGATGTGGCATCAGTCGCGAACAGACGACTAGTGCAGCGTCTAAGAGAGGAAGAGTCTTTGCTTACTTGGGAAAAACAAATGCCTACATTGTGGACTACGAAGGCATTTTCG GTCAATAGTGACAGATGCTTTACAGTAAATAACACTGGAGAAATTGAGGAATCTGACTGTGATAGACGTCATCCATTTGTTTGTACAAGACGAGCAG GAAAAACGAGCTCTAGTCGGCCGCAGACAGATGCCTCTTCCACTCCGTTCACGCCCACAACACCGAAGACTTCAACTCCAAACCAGAAGCCAGAGAAGCCAGAGAAGCCAAGTTATATTTCTGAGTTTACAAATCCGGCTACGGATCCAGTAACATTGTTCACGAGTTAG
- the LOC141878302 gene encoding protein bark beetle-like, translating into MNPGIRLANGTSYNKGRLELKWNGRWGTVCDSYWDDKDTEVACRQLGFLGAKRHYRHPGSGTIWLKNVGCKGNENTLLSCSSYGMGNVWGCGHYQDVGIECDTLLPFLENAVYWKGITFTPNNSSDEESCLYLENGLIALAVQGITAVKKAPELAKVTVTDCVTGILMENLENPLVIADTNILRSKTSGVNVTNSEGPVTIENVTVQNTSHGDGLVFRHNIDTMDFCSNISQLPSFPLVFNASGATFCSKIFRAKPQNTLSVHFRWITGRDFQLNVTDGSASNKTLITNITADYIGNTVRSASSPVLEISFSSKSNAREPTYLLFIIMENEDVHPRLTISSSRFLNNSNSGVAVNNLIGQTKIFNTVFMGNGFGVHINKINGGLSLFSTTFLYNRKHGIYIGNVTGSVTFRSVNSSRNHGSGIAVEKGSLSFLMSLCKASKNQVHGLKIYNQISSNINISGLEVYESGRKGLHFRDFSEDSCILISNLTSFRNREDGTFFEKLSIKQFSVSTSSFDENYYHGLLAEKVVSANVAFWRASTSKNYNNGLFFQNGKGNISLESWSSLGNNNNGLYLTVQEGKLQLKNCFIDGNKRNGIKLIDGQYAKLQSFDFYNSVVSENENYGILINVYLYNYYQTKNYSLIFMNSTIANNSNGGILVYPYCSYGYNRFIRHVQLTFTENKVNGNQNDGVNVRSPGIYGLEALLRGNTFENNTGSSLKVTDTHNCPYRNYMPVHVHVLSNTFRKNKGDHVIFVNYGRLQDRRFAIVRNNIFNDNKVPETFSTRYIRIKTQAVVTLKEGNFTVEKNFFDNPSYPHDIATYLQERNRMIRAKQNWWSTQDECKIKKRIFDFEDRLDLARIEYYPFLASSDFTNLSFHIGVRPFCFLIGNQLGGILDQSLTLSKRNTSFEVISDVTVLSNGSLTIEGNVTLEFPLQAVFFVQGQVVIKGTDHEKVRFIPKRPTQREIRFVDGVGPWDGRLEILLNDTWMSVCGSPYVRNYLPAVACKQLGYESSSSSYRYKNGREETFLRNVICDTDKISNITSCRRERWASHATCSPYVLYVHCDTPYWAGVHLGFAAKKSVVQNLDIAYAGFSYRNDRSVPGIAFRVDHSHHNIIGVLINNSANVGLQVVYSRAFKVDDFDIERLTIMKSFSDGIRVQSPFLKLTKTDVVKARNDGFLFQGPSWRVINKEVLELADPKVMKYVNLCTENVTMLNKSNLHYYVVVLADVTRNCQGVIQVPEDLRIELQLIYKRTYTNFNVYSGTNISSNTPWEITPSPICHSWVSNSSSIFLRSSS; encoded by the exons ATGAATCCTGGAATACGATTGGCTAATGGTACGTCGTATAATAAAGGTCGTTTGGAATTGAAATGGAACGGGCGGTGGGGAACAGTTTGTGATAGTTACTGGGATGATAAAGATACTGAAGTGGCTTGCAGGCAACTTGGCTTTCTAGGAGCAAAAAGACATTATCGTCACCCTGGAAGTGGCACTATCTGGCTTAAAAATGTTGGATGCAAAGGAAACGAGAATACCCTTTTGAGCTGTAGTAGCTATGGGATGGGTAATGTATGGGGATGCG GACACTACCAAGACGTCGGAATAGAGTGCGACACTCTGCTCCCTTTTCTTGAAAACGCTGTTTATTGGAAAGGAATAACATTTACGCCAAATAATTCGTCTGACGAAGAAAGCTGCCTGTACCTGGAAAATGGGCTCATAGCTCTTGCTGTTCAAGGAATAACGGCCGTGAAAAAGGCACCAGAATTAGCAAAAGTCACAGTTACTGACTGCGTCACCGGAATATTGATGGAAAACCTTGAAAATCCGCTAGTCATCGCCGACACAAACATCTTAAGGAGCAAAACCAGTGGTGTAAACGTAACCAACTCAGAAGGACCCGTCACAATTGAGAATGTAACGGTTCAGAATACAAGCCATGGAGATGGACTTGTTTTTAGGCACAATATCGACACCATGGACTTTTGCTCAAACATTTCACAACTGCCCTCATTTCCCTTAGTTTTCAATGCATCTGGAGCCACGTTTTGCAGCAAG aTATTTCGAGCTAAGCCTCAAAATACTTTATCTGTACATTTTCGGTGGATTACAGGAAGAGACTTTCAGCTCAACGTCACCGATGGAAGTGCATCAAACAAGACACTGATTACTAATATTACTGCCGATTACATAGGGAACACAGTAAGATCTGCCTCCAGCCCCGTTTTGGAGATTTCCTTCTCTTCTAAAAGCAATGCCAGAGAACCAACGTATTTACTGTTTATCATCATGGAAAATGAAG ATGTTCACCCACGTCTTACAATATCAAGCAGCCGTTTCCTTAACAACTCCAATTCTGGTGTGGCAGTCAACAATCTTATTGGCCAAACCAAGATATTTAACACGGTTTTCATGGGAAATGGCTTCGGTGTACacatcaataaaataaacggtggtttatctttgttttcaacgACGTTTCTATATAATAGAAAGCATGGCATTTACATAGGAAATGTTACAGGATCCGTCACATTTCGTTCTGTGAATTCTTCAAGAAACCATGGTTCAGGAATTGCAGTTGAAAAAGGGTCGCTTTCCTTTCTGATGTCTCTTTGTAAAGCGTCCAAAAATCAAGTCCATGGTTTGAAAATTTACAATCAGATTAGCtcaaatataaatatttctGGCTTGGAAGTATACGAAAGTGGCCGGAAAGGCCTACATTTTCGTGACTTTTCCGAAGATTCCTGCATCTTGATTTCAAACTTAACTTCATTTAGAAACAGAGAAGATGGGACTTTTTTCGAAAAGCTATCAATCAAGCAATTCAGCGTTTCGACTTCCTCTTTTGACGAGAATTACTATCACGGACTTTTGGCTGAAAAAGTTGTGTCAGCCAATGTCGCGTTTTGGAGAGCTTCCActtctaaaaactacaacaacGGCTTATTCTTCCAGAAcggaaaaggcaacattagcCTAGAATCTTGGTCCTCGCTcggtaacaacaacaatgggTTGTACTTAACTGTTCAAGAAGGAAAACTGCAGCttaaaaactgttttattGACGGGAACAAACGAAATGGAATAAAACTGATAGACGGTCAATATGCTAAActccaatcattcgatttttATAACAGCGTCGTCtcggaaaatgaaaactacgGCATTCTTATTAACGTCTACCTGTACAATTACTACCAAACGAAAAACTATTCTTTAATTTTCATGAATAGTACCATCGCTAACAACTCCAATGGTGGAATTCTCGTTTATCCTTATTGTAGTTACGGGTACAATAGATTTATCAGACACGTTCAACTGACGTTCACTGAAAACAAGGTAAATGGAAACCAAAATGATGGCGTGAATGTTCGTAGTCCCGGAATTTATGGGCTAGAAGCCTTGTTAAGAGGAAAtacatttgaaaacaacacaGGCAGCTCTTTGAAAGTGACAGACACTCACAATTGTCCTTACCGGAACTATATGCCTGTTCACGTCCACGTCCTGTCCAACACTTTCAGAAAGAATAAAGGTGACCACGTAATCTTTGTGAACTATGGGCGTCTACAAGATAGGCGTTTTGCCATTGTTAGAAACAACATTTTTAACGACAACAAAGTTCCAGAAACATTTTCAACGAGATATATTCGTATAAAAACGCAGGCCGTTGTAACCTTAAAAGAAGGAAACTTTACAGtagagaaaaatttctttgacaaTCCTTCTTATCCTCATGATATTGCAACATATCTTCAAGAACGTAACCGCATGATCAGAGCCAAACAGAACTGGTGGAGTACCCAAGACGAATGCaagataaagaaaagaatttttgaCTTCGAGGATCGACTAGACCTAGCTCGGATTGAGTATTATCCTTTTTTGGCCTCATCTGATTTTACAAACCTGTCATTCCATATAGGCGTTAGACCCTTCTGCTTCCTTATAGGAAATCAGTTAGGGGGAATATTAGATCAATCCCTGACGCTTTCCAAAAGGAATACAAGCTTCGAAGTCATTAGTGATGTTACTGTACTTTCTAACGGATCTCTCACGATTGAAGGAAACGTTACCTTGGAGTTTCCACTTCAGGCCGTCTTTTTTGTACAAGGTCAAGTTGTTATCAAAGGTACAGACCATGAAAAAGTGAGATTTATTCCGAAAAGGCCAACGCAGAGAGAAATAAGGTTTGTCGATGGTGTAGGTCCATGGGATGGAAGGCTTGAAATATTACTCAATGACACGTGGATGTCAGTTTGTGGATCCCCTTATGTTCGAAACTATTTGCCTGCGGTTGCATGCAAACAGCTTGGATACGAATCAAGTTCATCCAGTTATCGATATAAAAATGGAAGAGAGGAAACGTTTCTGCGCAATGTAATTTGTGACACTGATAAAATTAGCAACATTACAAGTTGCAGAAGGGAGAGGTGGGCATCACACGCAACATGCTCACCTTATGTCCTTTATGTTCACTGCGATACTCCTTACTGGGCAGGTGTTCACCTTGGTTTCGCTGCAAAGAAAAGCGTAGTTCAGAACTTGGACATCGCCTATGCTGGCTTTTCTTACAGAAATGACCGAAGTGTCCCTGGTATTGCTTTCAGAGTGGATCATAGTCATCATAATATCATTGGTGTTCTCATAAATAATTCGGCAAATGTTGGCTTGCAAGTTGTTTACTCACGGGCGTTTAAGGTAGATGATTTTGACATTGAGAGATTGACCATTATGAAGAGCTTTTCTGACGGAATTCGAGTACAATCTCCTTTTCTTAAACTTACAAAAACGGATGTTGTGAAGGCCCGTAATGACGGATTTCTATTCCAAGGGCCAAGTTGGAGAGTAATTAACAAGGAGGTATTGGAGCTCGCTGATCCTAAGGTTATGAAATACGTTAATCTCTGCACTGAAAACGTTACCATGCTGAATAAGAGCAACCTACACTACTACGTGGTGGTATTAGCGGACGTGACTCGCAATTGCCAGGGTGTAATTCAAGTTCCTGAAGACTTAAGAATCGAATTACAGCTTATATATAAACGGACATACACAAACTTTAACGTTTACAGTGGAACTAACATTTCATCAAATACTCCATGGGAGATAACACCATCACCAATTTGTCATTCCTGGGTTTCAAATTCAAGCTCCATTTTTCTAAGAAGCTCATCTTAG